The stretch of DNA GTCGTCGAGCATCGCCCGGACACGGCCGTACGCGTCGCCGACCACCATGGTGTCGCCGACCCGCAGCGTGCCTCGCTGGACGAGCACCGTCGCCACGGCACCGCGGCCGCGGTCGAGGCGGGACTCGATCGCGATGCCCTGCGCGTCCTGCTTCGGGTTGGCCCGCAGGTCGAGCGAGGCGTCGGCGGTCAGGACGACCGCTTCCAGCAGCGAGTCGATGTGCAGACCCTGCTTGGCGGAGATGTCGACGAACATCGTGTCGCCGCCGTACTCCTCGGCCACCAGGCCGTACTCGGTCAGCTGACCGCGCACCTTGGTCGGGTCGGCGCCCTCGACGTCGATCTTGTTGACCGCGACCACGATCGGGACGTCGGCCGCCTTGGCGTGGTTGAGCGCCTCGACCGTCTGCGGCATGACGCCGTCGTTGGCCGCGACGACCAGGATGGCGATGTCCGTCGACCGGGCACCGCGGGCACGCATGGCGGTGAACGCCTCGTGACCCGGGGTGTCGATGAAGGTGATCGCCCGGTCCTCGCCGTTGACCTCGGTCGCGACCTGGTAGGCACCGATGTGCTGGGTGATGCCGCCGGCCTCGCCCGCGATGACGTTCGTCTTGCGGATGGCGTCGAGCAGTCGGGTCTTTCCGTGGTCGACGTGACCCATGACGGTGACGACCGGCGGGCGGACGACCAGGTCCTCCTCGCCGCCCTCGTCCTCGCCGAACTCCAGGTCGAAGGACTCGAGCAGCTCGCGGTCCTCCTCCTCGGGGCTGACGATCTGAACCTGGTAGTTCATCTCGTCGGCAAGGAGCTGGAGCGTCTCGTCGGACACGGACTGCGTGGCCGTGACCATCTCGCCCAGGTTCATCATGACCGCGACGAGCGACGCCGGGTTGGCGTTGATCTTCTCCGCGAAGTCGGTGAGCGACGCACCGCGCGACAGGCGAATGGTCTCGCCGTTGCCGCGAGGCAGCATCACGCCGCCGACCGACGGGGCCTGCATGGCCTCGTACTCCTGGCGCCTCTGCCGCTTCGACTTGCGGCCACGGCGCGCGGGACCGCCGGGACGGCCGAAGGCGCCCTGCGTGCCACCACGGCCACCGGGACCACCCGGACGGCCGCCGAAGCCGGGACGGCCACCGCCGCCACCGGCGAAACCGCCGCCACCACCGGGACGACCGGCGAAACCGCCGCCGCCACCGGGACGACCGGCACCGCCGCCACCACCGGGACGACCGGCGAAACCGCCGCCGCCACCGGGACGACCGGCACCGCCGGGACGACCCGCACCACCCGGGCCACGACCGCCGCCACCGGGGCCGGGACGCGGGCCGGCAGCGGGACGCTGCGGCATCATGCCGGGGTTCGGGCGCGGACCGCCCGGACGCGGACCGCCCTGCGGACGGGGCATCGAGCCCGGGGTCGGGCGCGGACCGCCCGGAGCCTGCGGACGCGGACCGCCGCCCTGGCCACCGGGGCCCTGCGGACGCGGACCGGCGCCGGGAGCACCGGGGCCGCCGGGCCGCTGGCCCTGCGGACGCGGCGCCTGCGGGCGCGCCATGCCGGTGGAGCCACCGGAGGTGAAGGGGTTGTTGCCCGGACGCGGACCGGCCGGACGGGCGCCCGGACGCTGACCCTGGCCACCGGGGCGCGCGGCACCCTGGCCCGGACGCTGACCCTGGCCCTGGCCGGGACGGCCACCGGGCTTCGGGGCGCCCGGACGGGCACCGGGCTTCGGCGCGGCCGGCGACGGAGCCGACGGAGCCGACGGCGGAGCGGTGAACTCCGGCGTGGTGGGCGCGGCCGGAGCCGGACGCGGCGCGGGCTTGGGACCCGGCACCGGACGCGGGCCGGGGGTCGGCGCGGACGCCGCCGGGGCCGCGGGCTGCTGCGCCGGGGCGGGCTTGGGCGCGGCCGGCGGCTTGGGCGCGGCCGGACGCTCCCCCGCCGCCTTGACGGCGCGGGAGGGACCCCCGGCCTGCGCCGGAGACGGCGCGGCGGGCCTGGGGGCGGCCTTCTTCGGGGCACCCGGCTTCGCGGCGGACCTGCCGCTGCCGTTGCCCTGCTGGAAGGCGTCAGTCAGTTTGCGTACTACGGGCGCCTCGATCGTCGAGGACGCCGATCGGACGAATTCACCGAGTTCCTGGAGCTTGGCCATGACGACCTTGCTCTCCACACCGAACTCCTTGGCGAGTTCGTAGACCCGGACCTTAGCCACTTCGCTCCTTTTAGGTCCGGGTTGCGGCCGGACCGTCGCTAGTTCATGGGCGTACTCATCGCGTACTCATCGAGTGCTCATCGCAATCTCGACCTGCTTTCGACTCGCGAGGTACCAGGCCGCACGGGGGCTTCCGTACGGCATGTCATTCCTTGCCGTGTTGCCTCAGCAACCTTGTGCCTGCTCGACGTACCGGCGCAACGCCATTACGTCGAGCGGTCCCGGGACGCGGAGCGCCCGCGGAAATGCCCGGCGACGCACCGCCTGATCGAGACAGACCGGGGCGGGATGTACATACGCACCCCGGCCGGGCAGCGTACCGCGAGGATCGGGGACGCACTCTCCCTCGACCACCACGGTCCGCAACAGTTCGATCTTGGCCGCCCGCTCCCGGCATCCCACACAGGTACGCTCAGGGCATGCGCGGGCACGCGTCCGGCCAGACACAGCTAAGTCTACCTCCCCGCACCGACCTCACCCCTGTGGGGCAAAGATCGAACGGCTGTTGTCGTAATCCGAGCGACCTGCGGCCCGGATCTATTCCCCCCCGGACGGGTGAATTCCCCCGCGGTCCTGCCCGGACGCCTGCTCGGAGGGCTGCTCGCCGGAGGGCTACTCGGGGGCCTGCTCGGTGTCCGGGCGGATGTCGATCCTCCAGCCGGTGAGCCGGGCCGCCAGCCGGGCGTTCTGGCCCTCCTTGCCGATCGCCAGCGACAGCTGGTAGTCGGGCACGGTGACGCGGGCGGACCGGGCGGCCAGGTCCACGACCTCCACCTTGGAGACGCGGGCCGGCGACAGCGCGTTCGCCACCATCTCGGCCGGGTCGTCCGACCAGTCGACGATGTCGATCTTCTCGCCGTTCAGCTCGCCCATCACATTGCGCACCCGGCCGCCCATGGGGCCGATGCAGGCGCCCTTGGCGTTCAGGCCCGAACGGGTGGACCGTACGGCGATCTTGGTGCGGTGACCGGCCTCACGGGCGATCGCGGCGATCTCCACGGAGCCGTCGGCGATCTCCGGGACCTCCAGGGCGAAGAGCTTCTTCACCAGGTTCGGGTGCGTACGGGACAGGGTCACCGAGGGGCCGCGGACGCCCTTGGCCACCCGGACGACGTAGGACCGCAGCCGCAGGCCGTGCGGGTAGGTCTCCCCGGGGACCTGCTCCTGCACCGGCAGGATGGCCTCCAGCTTGCCGATGTCGACGAGCACGTTCTTCGGGTCGCGGCCCTGCTGGACGACCCCGGTGACGATGTCGCCCTCGCGGCCGGCGTACTCGCCGAGCGTCGCGTCGTCCTCGGCGTCGCGCAGCCGCTGCAGGATGACCTGCTTGGCGGTGGTGGCGGCGATACGGCCGAAGCCGGACGGGGTGTCGTCGAACTCGCGGGGCTCCTGGCCCTCCTCGAGGTCCTGGGGGTCCTCCTTCGCCCACACGGTCACATGCCCGGTCTGCCGGTCGAGCTCCACGCGCGCGTGGCGGCGGCTTCCCTCGGTGCGGTGGTAGGCGATGAGGAGGGCCGACTCGATCGCCTCGACCAGCAGGCCGAAGGAGATCTCCTTCTCTCGTACCAAGCCCCGCAGGGCACTCATGTCGATGTCCACGGCTACGCCTCCTCTTCCTTCTGGTCCTTGCGGTTGAACTCGACCTGCACCCGTGCCCTGACGACGTCCGGGAAACCGAGTCTGCGGGTCGTGGGCTTGCGCCCCTTCACCCCTGGCACTTCGAGGTCGAGGCCTTCGTCGTCGACCCCGAGGATCCTGGCCACCAGCTCGCCGCCGTCGGCCAGCTGGAACTTGGCCAGCCGGCCCGTGGCGCGCACGTAGTGCCGGTGTTCCCTGAGGAGGCGCTCCGCGCCCGGGGTGCCGACCTCGAGGGTGTACTCGCCCTCGCCCATCGCGTCCGTCTCGTCGAGCCTCGCCGAGAGCGCACGGCTCACATCGGCGATCCGGTCCAGATCGGCCCCGGTGTCGGAGTCGACGACGACGCGCAGCACACGCTTGCGTCCTACGGAGTCCACGGCGATCTCTTCGAGATCCAGGCCCTGGGAGGTGACGAGCGGTTCCAGCAGTTCCCGCAGCCTCTCGCTCTGGGTGGTGCTCATCCGGGTGACTCCTCGGCCGCGTGTGCTGTTGTGGGGTGGTCGCGTGTCTGGTCAAAGGGTATCCGGTCCGAAGGGGTGTTGCCGTCCACCTGGGCAGCAGCGGTGCCGCTGAGTGATGCGTGCGCGGGGCGCGGGTACCGTGATCATGGGCGAGCCGCCCCTCCCACTTCGTTCACGCACCCGAGGACGTCTGCCGTGCCGTTCCCCTCACCTCCGCGCGCCCTGGCGGGCCCGCGCAGAAGGAGCCTGCTCGCCTCGGCCGCGGGGGCCGCCCTGCTCGTGGGCTGCTCCACCGGTTCCGACGACTCCGGCGGCACGGGCCAGGCCCCGTCGGCCGCCGAGCGGATGCGCGCGCGTGCGGCACGCGACAGCGAGGAGCTGGCGCGGCGGTACGACGCGGTGATGGCCGCGCATCCGGAGCTGGCGGAGCGCCTGCGGCCGCTGCGCGCGCACGTAGCGGCGCACGCGGAGGCGTTCGGCGGCACCGCGAAGGCCTCGCCCGGCGCGACGGCGCCGACCACGCCGCCGGTGGCCTCGACCGTGCCGCCGGCGGTCTCCGCCACGCCCGAGGGGTCCGGTTCGCCCGAGGACTCCAGGGCACCGGCGGGAGCCGAGGCCTCGGGCTCTCCCGCCGCCCGGGAGACCGCGAAGTCCGCCCTGGCGGGGCTCGCCGCCGCCGAGCGTTCCTTGTCCGACCGGCGCACGGCGGCCCTGCTCCAGGTGCCCGGCGAACTGGCCCGCCTGCTGGCCTCGGTGGCGGCGGCCGGTGCCGCGCACGCGTATCTCCTGACGGAAGGTGACAAGTGAGCCAGGTGACGGACCGGCGGCGGCTGGAGGCACTCCAG from Streptomyces sp. 6-11-2 encodes:
- the infB gene encoding translation initiation factor IF-2 produces the protein MAKVRVYELAKEFGVESKVVMAKLQELGEFVRSASSTIEAPVVRKLTDAFQQGNGSGRSAAKPGAPKKAAPRPAAPSPAQAGGPSRAVKAAGERPAAPKPPAAPKPAPAQQPAAPAASAPTPGPRPVPGPKPAPRPAPAAPTTPEFTAPPSAPSAPSPAAPKPGARPGAPKPGGRPGQGQGQRPGQGAARPGGQGQRPGARPAGPRPGNNPFTSGGSTGMARPQAPRPQGQRPGGPGAPGAGPRPQGPGGQGGGPRPQAPGGPRPTPGSMPRPQGGPRPGGPRPNPGMMPQRPAAGPRPGPGGGGRGPGGAGRPGGAGRPGGGGGFAGRPGGGGGAGRPGGGGGFAGRPGGGGGFAGGGGGRPGFGGRPGGPGGRGGTQGAFGRPGGPARRGRKSKRQRRQEYEAMQAPSVGGVMLPRGNGETIRLSRGASLTDFAEKINANPASLVAVMMNLGEMVTATQSVSDETLQLLADEMNYQVQIVSPEEEDRELLESFDLEFGEDEGGEEDLVVRPPVVTVMGHVDHGKTRLLDAIRKTNVIAGEAGGITQHIGAYQVATEVNGEDRAITFIDTPGHEAFTAMRARGARSTDIAILVVAANDGVMPQTVEALNHAKAADVPIVVAVNKIDVEGADPTKVRGQLTEYGLVAEEYGGDTMFVDISAKQGLHIDSLLEAVVLTADASLDLRANPKQDAQGIAIESRLDRGRGAVATVLVQRGTLRVGDTMVVGDAYGRVRAMLDDNGNNVAEAGPSTPVQVLGLTNVPGAGDNFIVVDEDRTARQIAEKRAARERNAAFAKRVRRVSLEDLDKVLKAGEVQQLNLIIKGDASGAVEALESSLLQLDVGEEVDIRVLHRGVGAVTESDIDLAMGSDAIVIGYNVRAAGRAAQMAEREGVDVRYYSVIYQAIEEIEAALKGMLKPEYEEVELGTAEIREVFRSSKLGNIAGVLIRSGEVKRNSKARLLRDGKVIAENLNIEGLRRFKDDVTEIREGYEGGINLGNFNDIKVDDVIATYELREKPRA
- a CDS encoding YlxR family protein yields the protein MSGRTRARACPERTCVGCRERAAKIELLRTVVVEGECVPDPRGTLPGRGAYVHPAPVCLDQAVRRRAFPRALRVPGPLDVMALRRYVEQAQGC
- the nusA gene encoding transcription termination factor NusA, which gives rise to MDIDMSALRGLVREKEISFGLLVEAIESALLIAYHRTEGSRRHARVELDRQTGHVTVWAKEDPQDLEEGQEPREFDDTPSGFGRIAATTAKQVILQRLRDAEDDATLGEYAGREGDIVTGVVQQGRDPKNVLVDIGKLEAILPVQEQVPGETYPHGLRLRSYVVRVAKGVRGPSVTLSRTHPNLVKKLFALEVPEIADGSVEIAAIAREAGHRTKIAVRSTRSGLNAKGACIGPMGGRVRNVMGELNGEKIDIVDWSDDPAEMVANALSPARVSKVEVVDLAARSARVTVPDYQLSLAIGKEGQNARLAARLTGWRIDIRPDTEQAPE
- the rimP gene encoding ribosome maturation factor RimP is translated as MSTTQSERLRELLEPLVTSQGLDLEEIAVDSVGRKRVLRVVVDSDTGADLDRIADVSRALSARLDETDAMGEGEYTLEVGTPGAERLLREHRHYVRATGRLAKFQLADGGELVARILGVDDEGLDLEVPGVKGRKPTTRRLGFPDVVRARVQVEFNRKDQKEEEA